In one Serinus canaria isolate serCan28SL12 chromosome 2, serCan2020, whole genome shotgun sequence genomic region, the following are encoded:
- the NKTR gene encoding NK-tumor recognition protein isoform X10, with amino-acid sequence MKGVGGKRGKEELKPNSPENEGRRRGRRRIQGASEPQAKDAFLTRAMSQTKSTLAPSGTSPWKLLDAAPVLTDQKPSVSKSGRKIKGRGTIRYHTPPRSRSCSESDDEESSETPPHWKEEMQRLRTYRAPSGEKWSKGDKLSDPCTSRWDERSASRRSRSWSHNGYADLSTVRYSSHHKKHRKEKKKVKHKKKSKKQKHFKKHKQTKKKKTSASSDVESSHSFHRRTKSSCDRERKSRSSSLSSRRSSRRDWSKSDKEDQSLSSLSSRGSRSYYRSRSRSRSKSRSYSRRSSRSRSASKSSRSRSRSRTSSNPRQQKTVPNSPRNISARLNDTKLTKTAEPVRAVILPSDKVIVPPVVPENLPVIPLSDSPPPSRWKPGQKPWKPSYERIQEMKAKTTHLIPTQTNYNLVVVKEANTSSSYRKQERSSESDRSGYSKGRSDRSSESWPRSRSRSSRSRSYSRSYSRSRSPSSSRTKSPSSGRSPSPSKYRSDRSGYSESTSDYSLSDEDRHRSKRKSTSSNPKAQGLKLRQETSSDSTLPYKHPKDYDESSQGLKESDSLSSSDLSSDSERSAKAVQEKEGRFPLEGDAEKQDKNSLGSERGEEKAKGERDSDHSKKKAAKEKCSEQPRGGAKTKRKSYSGSKWDSESNSERGEAKHNRGDSRPSSGKEEGEATSGSDTELSVTKRIKKQSNSSEGFLGSDSTWKTSKQLSSSESESSCSSSADTRGKLKKHKHGLKKTPKKSHSKKAKEKSKGKKEKKHKVQKRKEMFHWQPPLEFGEEEDDEINEKPVTKDDKKEKQLSRDIKDKKQVCEKDEIVTDKVGNGEKSCVNENLLDKNTICGASPDCSNLNKEPIETSTSTGILNSGISVAACKSEMKQAEENNQNGLEDVIQTDDNMEICTPDRNSPGKVDVDVLSPVILTAKPLSAGVKKELQVETPEQDAVKLGNNTRDFINIKEEKETGRQENNSAPVSGAKDCSLKSEISENTPSNMIDNKWKPLQGVGNLKPATISTTTEVKNVASAPEPKPAGLRIEIKAKNKVRPGSLFDEVRKTARLNRRPRNQESSSEEESPSRDDNSPSRSLSRSRSKSESKSRHRTRSISYSHSRSRSRSSTYSYRSRSYSRSRSRGWYSRDRSRSRSSSYHSYKSRSRSYSRSRSRSSSYGHHSRSSRSYTYDSYYSRSRSRSKRSDSYRRSRSYDRRSRSYGSDSDSDRSYSNNRSPSESSRYS; translated from the exons ATGAAAGGAgtaggaggaaaaagaggaaaagaagagctAAAACCAAACAGTCCAGAAAAcgaaggaaggaggagaggaagaaggaggatCCAAGGTGCAAGCGAACCTCAAGCCAAAGACG CCTTTCTGACAAGAGCGATGTCACAGACAAAGTCGACCTTAGCACCAAGCGGGACAAGCCCGTG GAAGCTTCTTGATGCTGCACCAGTTCTGACTGACCAGAAGCCATCAGTCTCTAAATCTGGACgaaaaattaaaggaagagGCACAATA CGCTATCACACCCCGCCGCGGTCACGCTCCTGCTCCGAGTCGGATGATGAGGAGAGCAGCGAGACCCCTCCCCACTGGAAGGAGGAGATGCAGAGGCTGCGGACGTACCGAGCACCCAGCGGCGAGAAGTGGAGCAAAGGAGACAA gttGAGTGACCCCTGTACCAGCAGATGGGATGAGAGAAGTGCATCCCGCAGATCCAGGTCTTGGTCCCATAACGGTTATGCTGATCTGAGCACTGTGAGATACTCCAGCCATCACAAGAAgcacaggaaggagaagaagaaggtgaagcataaaaagaaatctaaaaagCAGAAGCATTTCAAGAAGcacaagcaaacaaagaaaaagaaaacatcagccTCATCAGATGTAGAATCCTCTCATTCCTTCCACAGGAGGACAAAATCATCTTGTGATCGTGAGAGGAAATCTCGTTCTTCCTCATTGTCTTCCAGGCGTTCATCCAGGAGGGACTGGTCTAAATCTGATAAGGAAGACCAGAGCTTGTCATCTTTATCAAGCAGAGGGTCTCGATCATACTACAGGTCCAGATCCAGGTCTAGATCTAAATCAAGATCTTACTCCAGAAGAAGTTCTAGATCAAGATCGGCCTCTAAATCATCGCGATCTCGGAGTAGGTCGCGGACAAGTTCTAACCCCAGGCAGCAAAAGACTGTTCCCAATTCTCCACGAAATATTTCAGCACGGTTAAATGACACCAAGCTGACCAAGACTGCTGAGCCTGTCCGAGCAGTGATCCTGCCCAGTGACAAGGTTATCGTGCCACCGGTTGTCCCAGAAAACCTCCCTGTCATACCCTTAAGTGACAGTCCCCCACCTTCAAGGTGGAAACCTGGGCAGAAACCTTGGAAGCCATCGTATGAGCGAATTCAGGAGATGAAAGCTAAAACAACCCACTTAATTCCCACCCAAACTAATTACAATTTAGTGGTGGTTAAGGAGGCCAACACTTCCTCCTCCTATCgcaagcaggagaggagctccGAGAGTGATCGGAGCGGTTATTCCAAAGGCCGCAGCGACAGGAGCTCGGAGAGCTGGCCCAGGTCCAGGAGCAGGTCCTCTCGAAGCCGCTCCTACTCAAGATCTTACTCAAGGTCTAGAAGCCCATCAAGCTCGAGGACAAAATCTCCTTCCTCTGGCAGGTCACCGTCCCCAAGTAAATACCGCAGTGACAGGTCGGGGTACAGCGAGTCCACCTCCGACTATTCCCTCAGCGATGAGGACAGGCACAGGAGCAAAAGGAAATCCACATCCAGCAATCCCAAAGCTCAGGGCCTCAAACTGAGGCAGGAAACGAGCTCTGATAGCACTTTACCTTACAAGCACCCAAAGGACTATGATGAGTCTTCCCAAGGGTTGAAGGAGAGTGACAGTTTGTCATCCTCAGACTTGTCCTCCGATAGCGAGCGCTCTGCCAAAGCGGTCCAAGAAAAAGAAGGTCGCTTTCCATTAGAAGGGGATGCTGAGAAACAGGATAAAAACAGCTTAGGGTCtgagagaggggaggagaaagcCAAGGGTGAGCGGGATTCTGATCACTCCAAAAAGAAAGCAGCTAAGGAGAaatgctcagagcagcccagaggtGGTGCAAAAACAAAACGCAAATCCTACTCAGGTAGCAAATGGGACTCGGAGTCGAACTCTGAAAGAGGAGAGGCAAAGCATAACAGGGGGGATTCCAGACCCTCCTCTgggaaagaagaaggagaggCCACCTCAGGGTCTGACACAGAGCTTAGTGTTaccaaaaggataaaaaaacaATCCAATTCCTCAGAGGGCTTTTTGGGTTCTGACAGCACGTGGAAGACAAGCAAACAGTTGTCGTCTTCTGAGTCTGAGAGTTCTTGTTCCAGCTCAGCAGACACTCGAGGCAAGttgaaaaaacacaaacatgGGTTGAAAAAGACTCCTaaaaaatcacattccaaaaaagcaaaagaaaaatcgaaaggcaaaaaggagaaaaaacacaaagtccagaaaagaaaagaaatgtttcattgGCAGCCCCCCCTTGAGTTTGGGGAAGAAGAGGATGATGAGATAAATGAAAAGCCGGTCACCAAGgatgataaaaaagaaaagcagcttagCAGGGACATAAAGGATAAAAAACAAGTTTGTGAAAAGGATGAAATAGTCACAGATAAAGTGGGAAATGGTGAAAAGTCGTGTGTGAATGAAAACCTTTTAGATAAAAACACCATATGTGGAGCCTCGCCAGATTGCAGCAACCTTAATAAAGAGCCCATTGAAACAAGCACTTCAACTGGTATTTTAAACTCAGGAATAAGCGTGGCTGCCTGCAAGAGTGAGATGAAacaagctgaagaaaataaCCAGAATGGGCTGGAAGATGTTATTCAGACAGATGACAACATGGAGATTTGTACTCCGGATCGTAACTCACCGGGGAAGGTGGATGTGGATGTTTTGTCTCCTGTCATTCTCACTGCTAAACCTTTAAGTGCTGGTGTAAAAAAAGAGTTGCAGGTTGAGACCCCTGAGCAAGATGCTGTCAAACTGGGAAACAATACAAGAGactttattaatattaaagaagaaaaagaaacgGGAAGGCAAGAAAATAACTCTGCCCCTGTGTCTGGTGCTAAAGACTGTagtttaaaaagtgaaatttctgaaaatacacCAAGCAATATGATAGACAATAAATGGAAGCCTTTGCAAGGTGTTGGTAACTTAAAACCAGCAACAATCAGTACAACCACAGAGGTTAAAAATGTAGCATCAGCACCAGAGCCTAAACCAGCAGGTTTAAgaattgaaataaaagcaaaaaataaagtaagGCCTGGGTCTCTCTTTGATGAAGTGAGGAAAACAGCCCGGCTAAATCGTCGGCCAAGGAACCAAGAAAGTTCCAGTGAGGAGGAATCTCCGAGCAGAGATGACAACAGCCCTTCCAGGAGTCTCAGCAGGTCACGAAGTAAATCTGAGTCTAAATCCAGACACAGAACAAGGTCCATATCCTACAGTCACTCGAGAAGTCGATCCCGAAGTTCTACATATTCATACAG GTCCAGGAGCTACTCGAGGAGCCGGAGCCGGGGCTGGTACAGCCGAGATCGCTCCAGGAGCCGGAGTAGTTCCTACCACAGTTACAAGAGCCGTAG TCGGAGCTACAGCAGGAGCCGATCCAGGAGCAGTTCCTATGGGCACCACAGTCGATCCAG CAGGTCCTACACCTATGACAGTTACTACAGCAGGAGTCGGAGCAGGAGCAAGAGGAGCGACAGCTACCGGAGATCTCGGAGCTACGACCGGAGATCCAG gtCCTACGGCTCCGACAGCGACAGCGATCGCAGCTACTCCAACAACAGGAGCCCCAGTGAGAGCAGCAGATACAGCTGA
- the NKTR gene encoding NK-tumor recognition protein isoform X7, producing the protein MANRGKHTNGSQFFITTKPAPHLDGVHVVFGLVISGFEVIEQIENLKTDTASRPYADVRVIDCGVLVTRSAKDALEKKKKVCSDSEASESSSSASSSSESSSESEAENERSRRKKRKRRAKTKQSRKRRKEERKKEDPRCKRTSSQRRSLSDKSDVTDKVDLSTKRDKPVVRPEEIPPVPENRFLLRRDVPVVNVEPELKLLDAAPVLTDQKPSVSKSGRKIKGRGTIRYHTPPRSRSCSESDDEESSETPPHWKEEMQRLRTYRAPSGEKWSKGDKLSDPCTSRWDERSASRRSRSWSHNGYADLSTVRYSSHHKKHRKEKKKVKHKKKSKKQKHFKKHKQTKKKKTSASSDVESSHSFHRRTKSSCDRERKSRSSSLSSRRSSRRDWSKSDKEDQSLSSLSSRGSRSYYRSRSRSRSKSRSYSRRSSRSRSASKSSRSRSRSRTSSNPRQQKTVPNSPRNISARLNDTKLTKTAEPVRAVILPSDKVIVPPVVPENLPVIPLSDSPPPSRWKPGQKPWKPSYERIQEMKAKTTHLIPTQTNYNLVVVKEANTSSSYRKQERSSESDRSGYSKGRSDRSSESWPRSRSRSSRSRSYSRSYSRSRSPSSSRTKSPSSGRSPSPSKYRSDRSGYSESTSDYSLSDEDRHRSKRKSTSSNPKAQGLKLRQETSSDSTLPYKHPKDYDESSQGLKESDSLSSSDLSSDSERSAKAVQEKEGRFPLEGDAEKQDKNSLGSERGEEKAKGERDSDHSKKKAAKEKCSEQPRGGAKTKRKSYSGSKWDSESNSERGEAKHNRGDSRPSSGKEEGEATSGSDTELSVTKRIKKQSNSSEGFLGSDSTWKTSKQLSSSESESSCSSSADTRGKLKKHKHGLKKTPKKSHSKKAKEKSKGKKEKKHKVQKRKEMFHWQPPLEFGEEEDDEINEKPVTKDDKKEKQLSRDIKDKKQVCEKDEIVTDKVGNGEKSCVNENLLDKNTICGASPDCSNLNKEPIETSTSTGILNSGISVAACKSEMKQAEENNQNGLEDVIQTDDNMEICTPDRNSPGKVDVDVLSPVILTAKPLSAGVKKELQVETPEQDAVKLGNNTRDFINIKEEKETGRQENNSAPVSGAKDCSLKSEISENTPSNMIDNKWKPLQGVGNLKPATISTTTEVKNVASAPEPKPAGLRIEIKAKNKVRPGSLFDEVRKTARLNRRPRNQESSSEEESPSRDDNSPSRSLSRSRSKSESKSRHRTRSISYSHSRSRSRSSTYSYRSRSYSRSRSRGWYSRDRSRSRSSSYHSYKSRSRSYSRSRSRSSSYGHHSRSSRSYTYDSYYSRSRSRSKRSDSYRRSRSYDRRSRSYGSDSDSDRSYSNNRSPSESSRYS; encoded by the exons CtttggagaagaagaagaaagtttgCTCTGACTCAGAAGCCTCAGAGTCCTCTTCCAGTGCATCCAGCTCTTCAGAATCCTCCTCTGAGAGTGAGGCTGAGAATGAAAGGAgtaggaggaaaaagaggaaaagaagagctAAAACCAAACAGTCCAGAAAAcgaaggaaggaggagaggaagaaggaggatCCAAGGTGCAAGCGAACCTCAAGCCAAAGACG CAGCCTTTCTGACAAGAGCGATGTCACAGACAAAGTCGACCTTAGCACCAAGCGGGACAAGCCCGTGGTACGTCCTGAAGAAATCCCCCCAGTGcctgaaaatagatttttgctCAGAAGAGATGTGCCTGTTGTCAATGTAGAGCCTGAACT GAAGCTTCTTGATGCTGCACCAGTTCTGACTGACCAGAAGCCATCAGTCTCTAAATCTGGACgaaaaattaaaggaagagGCACAATA CGCTATCACACCCCGCCGCGGTCACGCTCCTGCTCCGAGTCGGATGATGAGGAGAGCAGCGAGACCCCTCCCCACTGGAAGGAGGAGATGCAGAGGCTGCGGACGTACCGAGCACCCAGCGGCGAGAAGTGGAGCAAAGGAGACAA gttGAGTGACCCCTGTACCAGCAGATGGGATGAGAGAAGTGCATCCCGCAGATCCAGGTCTTGGTCCCATAACGGTTATGCTGATCTGAGCACTGTGAGATACTCCAGCCATCACAAGAAgcacaggaaggagaagaagaaggtgaagcataaaaagaaatctaaaaagCAGAAGCATTTCAAGAAGcacaagcaaacaaagaaaaagaaaacatcagccTCATCAGATGTAGAATCCTCTCATTCCTTCCACAGGAGGACAAAATCATCTTGTGATCGTGAGAGGAAATCTCGTTCTTCCTCATTGTCTTCCAGGCGTTCATCCAGGAGGGACTGGTCTAAATCTGATAAGGAAGACCAGAGCTTGTCATCTTTATCAAGCAGAGGGTCTCGATCATACTACAGGTCCAGATCCAGGTCTAGATCTAAATCAAGATCTTACTCCAGAAGAAGTTCTAGATCAAGATCGGCCTCTAAATCATCGCGATCTCGGAGTAGGTCGCGGACAAGTTCTAACCCCAGGCAGCAAAAGACTGTTCCCAATTCTCCACGAAATATTTCAGCACGGTTAAATGACACCAAGCTGACCAAGACTGCTGAGCCTGTCCGAGCAGTGATCCTGCCCAGTGACAAGGTTATCGTGCCACCGGTTGTCCCAGAAAACCTCCCTGTCATACCCTTAAGTGACAGTCCCCCACCTTCAAGGTGGAAACCTGGGCAGAAACCTTGGAAGCCATCGTATGAGCGAATTCAGGAGATGAAAGCTAAAACAACCCACTTAATTCCCACCCAAACTAATTACAATTTAGTGGTGGTTAAGGAGGCCAACACTTCCTCCTCCTATCgcaagcaggagaggagctccGAGAGTGATCGGAGCGGTTATTCCAAAGGCCGCAGCGACAGGAGCTCGGAGAGCTGGCCCAGGTCCAGGAGCAGGTCCTCTCGAAGCCGCTCCTACTCAAGATCTTACTCAAGGTCTAGAAGCCCATCAAGCTCGAGGACAAAATCTCCTTCCTCTGGCAGGTCACCGTCCCCAAGTAAATACCGCAGTGACAGGTCGGGGTACAGCGAGTCCACCTCCGACTATTCCCTCAGCGATGAGGACAGGCACAGGAGCAAAAGGAAATCCACATCCAGCAATCCCAAAGCTCAGGGCCTCAAACTGAGGCAGGAAACGAGCTCTGATAGCACTTTACCTTACAAGCACCCAAAGGACTATGATGAGTCTTCCCAAGGGTTGAAGGAGAGTGACAGTTTGTCATCCTCAGACTTGTCCTCCGATAGCGAGCGCTCTGCCAAAGCGGTCCAAGAAAAAGAAGGTCGCTTTCCATTAGAAGGGGATGCTGAGAAACAGGATAAAAACAGCTTAGGGTCtgagagaggggaggagaaagcCAAGGGTGAGCGGGATTCTGATCACTCCAAAAAGAAAGCAGCTAAGGAGAaatgctcagagcagcccagaggtGGTGCAAAAACAAAACGCAAATCCTACTCAGGTAGCAAATGGGACTCGGAGTCGAACTCTGAAAGAGGAGAGGCAAAGCATAACAGGGGGGATTCCAGACCCTCCTCTgggaaagaagaaggagaggCCACCTCAGGGTCTGACACAGAGCTTAGTGTTaccaaaaggataaaaaaacaATCCAATTCCTCAGAGGGCTTTTTGGGTTCTGACAGCACGTGGAAGACAAGCAAACAGTTGTCGTCTTCTGAGTCTGAGAGTTCTTGTTCCAGCTCAGCAGACACTCGAGGCAAGttgaaaaaacacaaacatgGGTTGAAAAAGACTCCTaaaaaatcacattccaaaaaagcaaaagaaaaatcgaaaggcaaaaaggagaaaaaacacaaagtccagaaaagaaaagaaatgtttcattgGCAGCCCCCCCTTGAGTTTGGGGAAGAAGAGGATGATGAGATAAATGAAAAGCCGGTCACCAAGgatgataaaaaagaaaagcagcttagCAGGGACATAAAGGATAAAAAACAAGTTTGTGAAAAGGATGAAATAGTCACAGATAAAGTGGGAAATGGTGAAAAGTCGTGTGTGAATGAAAACCTTTTAGATAAAAACACCATATGTGGAGCCTCGCCAGATTGCAGCAACCTTAATAAAGAGCCCATTGAAACAAGCACTTCAACTGGTATTTTAAACTCAGGAATAAGCGTGGCTGCCTGCAAGAGTGAGATGAAacaagctgaagaaaataaCCAGAATGGGCTGGAAGATGTTATTCAGACAGATGACAACATGGAGATTTGTACTCCGGATCGTAACTCACCGGGGAAGGTGGATGTGGATGTTTTGTCTCCTGTCATTCTCACTGCTAAACCTTTAAGTGCTGGTGTAAAAAAAGAGTTGCAGGTTGAGACCCCTGAGCAAGATGCTGTCAAACTGGGAAACAATACAAGAGactttattaatattaaagaagaaaaagaaacgGGAAGGCAAGAAAATAACTCTGCCCCTGTGTCTGGTGCTAAAGACTGTagtttaaaaagtgaaatttctgaaaatacacCAAGCAATATGATAGACAATAAATGGAAGCCTTTGCAAGGTGTTGGTAACTTAAAACCAGCAACAATCAGTACAACCACAGAGGTTAAAAATGTAGCATCAGCACCAGAGCCTAAACCAGCAGGTTTAAgaattgaaataaaagcaaaaaataaagtaagGCCTGGGTCTCTCTTTGATGAAGTGAGGAAAACAGCCCGGCTAAATCGTCGGCCAAGGAACCAAGAAAGTTCCAGTGAGGAGGAATCTCCGAGCAGAGATGACAACAGCCCTTCCAGGAGTCTCAGCAGGTCACGAAGTAAATCTGAGTCTAAATCCAGACACAGAACAAGGTCCATATCCTACAGTCACTCGAGAAGTCGATCCCGAAGTTCTACATATTCATACAG GTCCAGGAGCTACTCGAGGAGCCGGAGCCGGGGCTGGTACAGCCGAGATCGCTCCAGGAGCCGGAGTAGTTCCTACCACAGTTACAAGAGCCGTAG TCGGAGCTACAGCAGGAGCCGATCCAGGAGCAGTTCCTATGGGCACCACAGTCGATCCAG CAGGTCCTACACCTATGACAGTTACTACAGCAGGAGTCGGAGCAGGAGCAAGAGGAGCGACAGCTACCGGAGATCTCGGAGCTACGACCGGAGATCCAG gtCCTACGGCTCCGACAGCGACAGCGATCGCAGCTACTCCAACAACAGGAGCCCCAGTGAGAGCAGCAGATACAGCTGA
- the NKTR gene encoding NK-tumor recognition protein isoform X11 has product MSQTKSTLAPSGTSPWKLLDAAPVLTDQKPSVSKSGRKIKGRGTIRYHTPPRSRSCSESDDEESSETPPHWKEEMQRLRTYRAPSGEKWSKGDKLSDPCTSRWDERSASRRSRSWSHNGYADLSTVRYSSHHKKHRKEKKKVKHKKKSKKQKHFKKHKQTKKKKTSASSDVESSHSFHRRTKSSCDRERKSRSSSLSSRRSSRRDWSKSDKEDQSLSSLSSRGSRSYYRSRSRSRSKSRSYSRRSSRSRSASKSSRSRSRSRTSSNPRQQKTVPNSPRNISARLNDTKLTKTAEPVRAVILPSDKVIVPPVVPENLPVIPLSDSPPPSRWKPGQKPWKPSYERIQEMKAKTTHLIPTQTNYNLVVVKEANTSSSYRKQERSSESDRSGYSKGRSDRSSESWPRSRSRSSRSRSYSRSYSRSRSPSSSRTKSPSSGRSPSPSKYRSDRSGYSESTSDYSLSDEDRHRSKRKSTSSNPKAQGLKLRQETSSDSTLPYKHPKDYDESSQGLKESDSLSSSDLSSDSERSAKAVQEKEGRFPLEGDAEKQDKNSLGSERGEEKAKGERDSDHSKKKAAKEKCSEQPRGGAKTKRKSYSGSKWDSESNSERGEAKHNRGDSRPSSGKEEGEATSGSDTELSVTKRIKKQSNSSEGFLGSDSTWKTSKQLSSSESESSCSSSADTRGKLKKHKHGLKKTPKKSHSKKAKEKSKGKKEKKHKVQKRKEMFHWQPPLEFGEEEDDEINEKPVTKDDKKEKQLSRDIKDKKQVCEKDEIVTDKVGNGEKSCVNENLLDKNTICGASPDCSNLNKEPIETSTSTGILNSGISVAACKSEMKQAEENNQNGLEDVIQTDDNMEICTPDRNSPGKVDVDVLSPVILTAKPLSAGVKKELQVETPEQDAVKLGNNTRDFINIKEEKETGRQENNSAPVSGAKDCSLKSEISENTPSNMIDNKWKPLQGVGNLKPATISTTTEVKNVASAPEPKPAGLRIEIKAKNKVRPGSLFDEVRKTARLNRRPRNQESSSEEESPSRDDNSPSRSLSRSRSKSESKSRHRTRSISYSHSRSRSRSSTYSYRSRSYSRSRSRGWYSRDRSRSRSSSYHSYKSRSRSYSRSRSRSSSYGHHSRSSRSYTYDSYYSRSRSRSKRSDSYRRSRSYDRRSRSYGSDSDSDRSYSNNRSPSESSRYS; this is encoded by the exons ATGTCACAGACAAAGTCGACCTTAGCACCAAGCGGGACAAGCCCGTG GAAGCTTCTTGATGCTGCACCAGTTCTGACTGACCAGAAGCCATCAGTCTCTAAATCTGGACgaaaaattaaaggaagagGCACAATA CGCTATCACACCCCGCCGCGGTCACGCTCCTGCTCCGAGTCGGATGATGAGGAGAGCAGCGAGACCCCTCCCCACTGGAAGGAGGAGATGCAGAGGCTGCGGACGTACCGAGCACCCAGCGGCGAGAAGTGGAGCAAAGGAGACAA gttGAGTGACCCCTGTACCAGCAGATGGGATGAGAGAAGTGCATCCCGCAGATCCAGGTCTTGGTCCCATAACGGTTATGCTGATCTGAGCACTGTGAGATACTCCAGCCATCACAAGAAgcacaggaaggagaagaagaaggtgaagcataaaaagaaatctaaaaagCAGAAGCATTTCAAGAAGcacaagcaaacaaagaaaaagaaaacatcagccTCATCAGATGTAGAATCCTCTCATTCCTTCCACAGGAGGACAAAATCATCTTGTGATCGTGAGAGGAAATCTCGTTCTTCCTCATTGTCTTCCAGGCGTTCATCCAGGAGGGACTGGTCTAAATCTGATAAGGAAGACCAGAGCTTGTCATCTTTATCAAGCAGAGGGTCTCGATCATACTACAGGTCCAGATCCAGGTCTAGATCTAAATCAAGATCTTACTCCAGAAGAAGTTCTAGATCAAGATCGGCCTCTAAATCATCGCGATCTCGGAGTAGGTCGCGGACAAGTTCTAACCCCAGGCAGCAAAAGACTGTTCCCAATTCTCCACGAAATATTTCAGCACGGTTAAATGACACCAAGCTGACCAAGACTGCTGAGCCTGTCCGAGCAGTGATCCTGCCCAGTGACAAGGTTATCGTGCCACCGGTTGTCCCAGAAAACCTCCCTGTCATACCCTTAAGTGACAGTCCCCCACCTTCAAGGTGGAAACCTGGGCAGAAACCTTGGAAGCCATCGTATGAGCGAATTCAGGAGATGAAAGCTAAAACAACCCACTTAATTCCCACCCAAACTAATTACAATTTAGTGGTGGTTAAGGAGGCCAACACTTCCTCCTCCTATCgcaagcaggagaggagctccGAGAGTGATCGGAGCGGTTATTCCAAAGGCCGCAGCGACAGGAGCTCGGAGAGCTGGCCCAGGTCCAGGAGCAGGTCCTCTCGAAGCCGCTCCTACTCAAGATCTTACTCAAGGTCTAGAAGCCCATCAAGCTCGAGGACAAAATCTCCTTCCTCTGGCAGGTCACCGTCCCCAAGTAAATACCGCAGTGACAGGTCGGGGTACAGCGAGTCCACCTCCGACTATTCCCTCAGCGATGAGGACAGGCACAGGAGCAAAAGGAAATCCACATCCAGCAATCCCAAAGCTCAGGGCCTCAAACTGAGGCAGGAAACGAGCTCTGATAGCACTTTACCTTACAAGCACCCAAAGGACTATGATGAGTCTTCCCAAGGGTTGAAGGAGAGTGACAGTTTGTCATCCTCAGACTTGTCCTCCGATAGCGAGCGCTCTGCCAAAGCGGTCCAAGAAAAAGAAGGTCGCTTTCCATTAGAAGGGGATGCTGAGAAACAGGATAAAAACAGCTTAGGGTCtgagagaggggaggagaaagcCAAGGGTGAGCGGGATTCTGATCACTCCAAAAAGAAAGCAGCTAAGGAGAaatgctcagagcagcccagaggtGGTGCAAAAACAAAACGCAAATCCTACTCAGGTAGCAAATGGGACTCGGAGTCGAACTCTGAAAGAGGAGAGGCAAAGCATAACAGGGGGGATTCCAGACCCTCCTCTgggaaagaagaaggagaggCCACCTCAGGGTCTGACACAGAGCTTAGTGTTaccaaaaggataaaaaaacaATCCAATTCCTCAGAGGGCTTTTTGGGTTCTGACAGCACGTGGAAGACAAGCAAACAGTTGTCGTCTTCTGAGTCTGAGAGTTCTTGTTCCAGCTCAGCAGACACTCGAGGCAAGttgaaaaaacacaaacatgGGTTGAAAAAGACTCCTaaaaaatcacattccaaaaaagcaaaagaaaaatcgaaaggcaaaaaggagaaaaaacacaaagtccagaaaagaaaagaaatgtttcattgGCAGCCCCCCCTTGAGTTTGGGGAAGAAGAGGATGATGAGATAAATGAAAAGCCGGTCACCAAGgatgataaaaaagaaaagcagcttagCAGGGACATAAAGGATAAAAAACAAGTTTGTGAAAAGGATGAAATAGTCACAGATAAAGTGGGAAATGGTGAAAAGTCGTGTGTGAATGAAAACCTTTTAGATAAAAACACCATATGTGGAGCCTCGCCAGATTGCAGCAACCTTAATAAAGAGCCCATTGAAACAAGCACTTCAACTGGTATTTTAAACTCAGGAATAAGCGTGGCTGCCTGCAAGAGTGAGATGAAacaagctgaagaaaataaCCAGAATGGGCTGGAAGATGTTATTCAGACAGATGACAACATGGAGATTTGTACTCCGGATCGTAACTCACCGGGGAAGGTGGATGTGGATGTTTTGTCTCCTGTCATTCTCACTGCTAAACCTTTAAGTGCTGGTGTAAAAAAAGAGTTGCAGGTTGAGACCCCTGAGCAAGATGCTGTCAAACTGGGAAACAATACAAGAGactttattaatattaaagaagaaaaagaaacgGGAAGGCAAGAAAATAACTCTGCCCCTGTGTCTGGTGCTAAAGACTGTagtttaaaaagtgaaatttctgaaaatacacCAAGCAATATGATAGACAATAAATGGAAGCCTTTGCAAGGTGTTGGTAACTTAAAACCAGCAACAATCAGTACAACCACAGAGGTTAAAAATGTAGCATCAGCACCAGAGCCTAAACCAGCAGGTTTAAgaattgaaataaaagcaaaaaataaagtaagGCCTGGGTCTCTCTTTGATGAAGTGAGGAAAACAGCCCGGCTAAATCGTCGGCCAAGGAACCAAGAAAGTTCCAGTGAGGAGGAATCTCCGAGCAGAGATGACAACAGCCCTTCCAGGAGTCTCAGCAGGTCACGAAGTAAATCTGAGTCTAAATCCAGACACAGAACAAGGTCCATATCCTACAGTCACTCGAGAAGTCGATCCCGAAGTTCTACATATTCATACAG GTCCAGGAGCTACTCGAGGAGCCGGAGCCGGGGCTGGTACAGCCGAGATCGCTCCAGGAGCCGGAGTAGTTCCTACCACAGTTACAAGAGCCGTAG TCGGAGCTACAGCAGGAGCCGATCCAGGAGCAGTTCCTATGGGCACCACAGTCGATCCAG CAGGTCCTACACCTATGACAGTTACTACAGCAGGAGTCGGAGCAGGAGCAAGAGGAGCGACAGCTACCGGAGATCTCGGAGCTACGACCGGAGATCCAG gtCCTACGGCTCCGACAGCGACAGCGATCGCAGCTACTCCAACAACAGGAGCCCCAGTGAGAGCAGCAGATACAGCTGA